A DNA window from Brassica oleracea var. oleracea cultivar TO1000 unplaced genomic scaffold, BOL UnpScaffold00615, whole genome shotgun sequence contains the following coding sequences:
- the LOC106319760 gene encoding uncharacterized protein At1g04910-like isoform X1, translated as MNLYPNLKRGVLLSVLFFVVLLSNASTSTSSSSSVSLEAITIKPRHLSLLKSALQRPSGEQSDLWKPMTDQGWSPCIDLEDSPSALPDKTKGYIQVFLDGGLNQQRMGICDAVAVAKILNATLVIPFLEINPVWQDSSSFVDIFDVDHFIDALKDDVRVVKELPGEYSWSTREYYAAAVRETRVKTAPVHASAQWYIENVSPLLHSYGIAAISPFSHRLSFDHLPGEIQRLRCKVNFQALRFVPHITSLGDALVSRLRNPLWRSDKERKSVDHLGDMTNPNSRHEPGKFAVLHLRFDKDMAAHSACDFGGGKAEKLALAKYRQMIWQGRVLNSQFTDEELRSQGRCPLTPEEMGLLLAAFGFDNNTRLYLASHKVYGGEARISALRQVFPRMEDKRSLASSEERARIKGKASLLAALDYYVSMHSDVFISASPGNMHNALVGHRTFENLKTIRPNMALIGQLFLNKSITWVDFQQALGEGHVNRQGQIRLRKPKQSIYTYPAPDCMCHV; from the exons ATGAATCTTTATCCGAACCTGAAAAGAGGGGTACTACTCTCTGTGCTCTTCTTCGTCGTTTTGCTGTCCAACGCCTCCACTTCcacttcgtcttcttcatctgTAAGTTTG GAAGCGATCACAATAAAGCCAAGACATTTATCTTTGCTAAAGAGTGCTTTACAACGG ccAAGTGGGGAGCAGTCTGATCTATGGAAGCCAATGACTGATCAAGGATGGAGTCCATGCATCGATCTAGAAGATTCACCTT CAGCATTACCGGATAAGACCAAAGGCTATATCCAAGTGTTTCTCGACGGAGGACTTAACCAACAACGAATGGGTATATGCGACGCGGTTGCAGTTGCTAAGATCCTAAACGCAACGCTCGTGATCCCGTTTCTCGAAATCAATCCCGTTTGGCAAGACTCAAGCTCTTTTGTTGACATCTTCGACGTGGATCACTTTATCGATGCGTTAAAAGATGACGTAAGAGTAGTTAAAGAGCTTCCTGGGGAGTACTCTTGGAGCACGAGAGAGTACTACGCCGCGGCGGTCCGTGAAACACGTGTTAAAACCGCTCCTGTTCATGCTTCTGCTCAATGGTATATTGAGAATGTTTCACCGCTTCTTCACAg ctATGGGATTGCTGCGATATCTCCGTTCTCTCACCGTCTGTCGTTTGATCACTTACCTGGTGAGATTCAACGGCTGAGATGCAAAGTGAACTTCCAAGCGTTGCGGTTTGTTCCTCACATTACATCGCTTGGTGATGCTCTAGTGAGCCGTCTTAGAAACCCGTTATGGAGAAGCGacaaggaaagaaagagtgtgGATCATTTGGGAGACATGACGAATCCGAACAGTAGACATGAACCAGGGAAGTTCGCTGTTCTTCATCTTCGCTTTGACAAG GACATGGCTGCACATTCGGCGTGTGACTTTGGTGGAGGCAAAGCAGAGAAACTTGCATTGGCGAAGTACCGACAAATGATTTGGCAAGGAAGAGTGTTGAACTCTCAGTTCACAGACGAAGAGCTAAGAAGTCAAGGACGTTGTCCTCTAACACCAGAAGAGATGGGACTTCTCTTAGCCGCTTTCGGTTTCGACAACAACACTCGTCTCTATCTCGCTTCCCACAAG GTATATGGAGGAGAAGCTAGGATCTCAGCACTAAGACAAGTCTTCCCAAGGATGGAAGACAAGAGAAGCCTAGCTTCTTCTGAAGAACGAGCTCGTATCAAAGGCAAAGCTTCTTTACTAGCTGCACTTGATTACTACGTGAGCATGCACAGCGACGTGTTCATCTCTGCGTCGCCTGGAAACATGCACAACGCTCTCGTTGGTCATAGGACGTTCGAGAATCTCAAGACGATTAGACCGAACATGGCGTTGATAGGACAGCTTTTCTTGAACAAGAGCATCACTTGGGTGGATTTTCAACAGGCGCTTGGTGAAGGACATGTGAATAGACAAGGACAGATCCGGTTAAGGAAACCGAAACAGTCTATTTATACTTATCCGGCTCCTGATTGTATGTGCCATGTTTGA
- the LOC106319760 gene encoding uncharacterized protein At1g04910-like isoform X4, with the protein MNLYPNLKRGVLLSVLFFVVLLSNASTSTSSSSSEAITIKPRHLSLLKSALQRPSGEQSDLWKPMTDQGWSPCIDLEDSPSLPDKTKGYIQVFLDGGLNQQRMGICDAVAVAKILNATLVIPFLEINPVWQDSSSFVDIFDVDHFIDALKDDVRVVKELPGEYSWSTREYYAAAVRETRVKTAPVHASAQWYIENVSPLLHSYGIAAISPFSHRLSFDHLPGEIQRLRCKVNFQALRFVPHITSLGDALVSRLRNPLWRSDKERKSVDHLGDMTNPNSRHEPGKFAVLHLRFDKDMAAHSACDFGGGKAEKLALAKYRQMIWQGRVLNSQFTDEELRSQGRCPLTPEEMGLLLAAFGFDNNTRLYLASHKVYGGEARISALRQVFPRMEDKRSLASSEERARIKGKASLLAALDYYVSMHSDVFISASPGNMHNALVGHRTFENLKTIRPNMALIGQLFLNKSITWVDFQQALGEGHVNRQGQIRLRKPKQSIYTYPAPDCMCHV; encoded by the exons ATGAATCTTTATCCGAACCTGAAAAGAGGGGTACTACTCTCTGTGCTCTTCTTCGTCGTTTTGCTGTCCAACGCCTCCACTTCcacttcgtcttcttcatct GAAGCGATCACAATAAAGCCAAGACATTTATCTTTGCTAAAGAGTGCTTTACAACGG ccAAGTGGGGAGCAGTCTGATCTATGGAAGCCAATGACTGATCAAGGATGGAGTCCATGCATCGATCTAGAAGATTCACCTT CATTACCGGATAAGACCAAAGGCTATATCCAAGTGTTTCTCGACGGAGGACTTAACCAACAACGAATGGGTATATGCGACGCGGTTGCAGTTGCTAAGATCCTAAACGCAACGCTCGTGATCCCGTTTCTCGAAATCAATCCCGTTTGGCAAGACTCAAGCTCTTTTGTTGACATCTTCGACGTGGATCACTTTATCGATGCGTTAAAAGATGACGTAAGAGTAGTTAAAGAGCTTCCTGGGGAGTACTCTTGGAGCACGAGAGAGTACTACGCCGCGGCGGTCCGTGAAACACGTGTTAAAACCGCTCCTGTTCATGCTTCTGCTCAATGGTATATTGAGAATGTTTCACCGCTTCTTCACAg ctATGGGATTGCTGCGATATCTCCGTTCTCTCACCGTCTGTCGTTTGATCACTTACCTGGTGAGATTCAACGGCTGAGATGCAAAGTGAACTTCCAAGCGTTGCGGTTTGTTCCTCACATTACATCGCTTGGTGATGCTCTAGTGAGCCGTCTTAGAAACCCGTTATGGAGAAGCGacaaggaaagaaagagtgtgGATCATTTGGGAGACATGACGAATCCGAACAGTAGACATGAACCAGGGAAGTTCGCTGTTCTTCATCTTCGCTTTGACAAG GACATGGCTGCACATTCGGCGTGTGACTTTGGTGGAGGCAAAGCAGAGAAACTTGCATTGGCGAAGTACCGACAAATGATTTGGCAAGGAAGAGTGTTGAACTCTCAGTTCACAGACGAAGAGCTAAGAAGTCAAGGACGTTGTCCTCTAACACCAGAAGAGATGGGACTTCTCTTAGCCGCTTTCGGTTTCGACAACAACACTCGTCTCTATCTCGCTTCCCACAAG GTATATGGAGGAGAAGCTAGGATCTCAGCACTAAGACAAGTCTTCCCAAGGATGGAAGACAAGAGAAGCCTAGCTTCTTCTGAAGAACGAGCTCGTATCAAAGGCAAAGCTTCTTTACTAGCTGCACTTGATTACTACGTGAGCATGCACAGCGACGTGTTCATCTCTGCGTCGCCTGGAAACATGCACAACGCTCTCGTTGGTCATAGGACGTTCGAGAATCTCAAGACGATTAGACCGAACATGGCGTTGATAGGACAGCTTTTCTTGAACAAGAGCATCACTTGGGTGGATTTTCAACAGGCGCTTGGTGAAGGACATGTGAATAGACAAGGACAGATCCGGTTAAGGAAACCGAAACAGTCTATTTATACTTATCCGGCTCCTGATTGTATGTGCCATGTTTGA
- the LOC106319760 gene encoding uncharacterized protein At1g04910-like isoform X2: protein MNLYPNLKRGVLLSVLFFVVLLSNASTSTSSSSSVSLEAITIKPRHLSLLKSALQRPSGEQSDLWKPMTDQGWSPCIDLEDSPSLPDKTKGYIQVFLDGGLNQQRMGICDAVAVAKILNATLVIPFLEINPVWQDSSSFVDIFDVDHFIDALKDDVRVVKELPGEYSWSTREYYAAAVRETRVKTAPVHASAQWYIENVSPLLHSYGIAAISPFSHRLSFDHLPGEIQRLRCKVNFQALRFVPHITSLGDALVSRLRNPLWRSDKERKSVDHLGDMTNPNSRHEPGKFAVLHLRFDKDMAAHSACDFGGGKAEKLALAKYRQMIWQGRVLNSQFTDEELRSQGRCPLTPEEMGLLLAAFGFDNNTRLYLASHKVYGGEARISALRQVFPRMEDKRSLASSEERARIKGKASLLAALDYYVSMHSDVFISASPGNMHNALVGHRTFENLKTIRPNMALIGQLFLNKSITWVDFQQALGEGHVNRQGQIRLRKPKQSIYTYPAPDCMCHV from the exons ATGAATCTTTATCCGAACCTGAAAAGAGGGGTACTACTCTCTGTGCTCTTCTTCGTCGTTTTGCTGTCCAACGCCTCCACTTCcacttcgtcttcttcatctgTAAGTTTG GAAGCGATCACAATAAAGCCAAGACATTTATCTTTGCTAAAGAGTGCTTTACAACGG ccAAGTGGGGAGCAGTCTGATCTATGGAAGCCAATGACTGATCAAGGATGGAGTCCATGCATCGATCTAGAAGATTCACCTT CATTACCGGATAAGACCAAAGGCTATATCCAAGTGTTTCTCGACGGAGGACTTAACCAACAACGAATGGGTATATGCGACGCGGTTGCAGTTGCTAAGATCCTAAACGCAACGCTCGTGATCCCGTTTCTCGAAATCAATCCCGTTTGGCAAGACTCAAGCTCTTTTGTTGACATCTTCGACGTGGATCACTTTATCGATGCGTTAAAAGATGACGTAAGAGTAGTTAAAGAGCTTCCTGGGGAGTACTCTTGGAGCACGAGAGAGTACTACGCCGCGGCGGTCCGTGAAACACGTGTTAAAACCGCTCCTGTTCATGCTTCTGCTCAATGGTATATTGAGAATGTTTCACCGCTTCTTCACAg ctATGGGATTGCTGCGATATCTCCGTTCTCTCACCGTCTGTCGTTTGATCACTTACCTGGTGAGATTCAACGGCTGAGATGCAAAGTGAACTTCCAAGCGTTGCGGTTTGTTCCTCACATTACATCGCTTGGTGATGCTCTAGTGAGCCGTCTTAGAAACCCGTTATGGAGAAGCGacaaggaaagaaagagtgtgGATCATTTGGGAGACATGACGAATCCGAACAGTAGACATGAACCAGGGAAGTTCGCTGTTCTTCATCTTCGCTTTGACAAG GACATGGCTGCACATTCGGCGTGTGACTTTGGTGGAGGCAAAGCAGAGAAACTTGCATTGGCGAAGTACCGACAAATGATTTGGCAAGGAAGAGTGTTGAACTCTCAGTTCACAGACGAAGAGCTAAGAAGTCAAGGACGTTGTCCTCTAACACCAGAAGAGATGGGACTTCTCTTAGCCGCTTTCGGTTTCGACAACAACACTCGTCTCTATCTCGCTTCCCACAAG GTATATGGAGGAGAAGCTAGGATCTCAGCACTAAGACAAGTCTTCCCAAGGATGGAAGACAAGAGAAGCCTAGCTTCTTCTGAAGAACGAGCTCGTATCAAAGGCAAAGCTTCTTTACTAGCTGCACTTGATTACTACGTGAGCATGCACAGCGACGTGTTCATCTCTGCGTCGCCTGGAAACATGCACAACGCTCTCGTTGGTCATAGGACGTTCGAGAATCTCAAGACGATTAGACCGAACATGGCGTTGATAGGACAGCTTTTCTTGAACAAGAGCATCACTTGGGTGGATTTTCAACAGGCGCTTGGTGAAGGACATGTGAATAGACAAGGACAGATCCGGTTAAGGAAACCGAAACAGTCTATTTATACTTATCCGGCTCCTGATTGTATGTGCCATGTTTGA
- the LOC106319760 gene encoding uncharacterized protein At1g04910-like isoform X3: MNLYPNLKRGVLLSVLFFVVLLSNASTSTSSSSSEAITIKPRHLSLLKSALQRPSGEQSDLWKPMTDQGWSPCIDLEDSPSALPDKTKGYIQVFLDGGLNQQRMGICDAVAVAKILNATLVIPFLEINPVWQDSSSFVDIFDVDHFIDALKDDVRVVKELPGEYSWSTREYYAAAVRETRVKTAPVHASAQWYIENVSPLLHSYGIAAISPFSHRLSFDHLPGEIQRLRCKVNFQALRFVPHITSLGDALVSRLRNPLWRSDKERKSVDHLGDMTNPNSRHEPGKFAVLHLRFDKDMAAHSACDFGGGKAEKLALAKYRQMIWQGRVLNSQFTDEELRSQGRCPLTPEEMGLLLAAFGFDNNTRLYLASHKVYGGEARISALRQVFPRMEDKRSLASSEERARIKGKASLLAALDYYVSMHSDVFISASPGNMHNALVGHRTFENLKTIRPNMALIGQLFLNKSITWVDFQQALGEGHVNRQGQIRLRKPKQSIYTYPAPDCMCHV; encoded by the exons ATGAATCTTTATCCGAACCTGAAAAGAGGGGTACTACTCTCTGTGCTCTTCTTCGTCGTTTTGCTGTCCAACGCCTCCACTTCcacttcgtcttcttcatct GAAGCGATCACAATAAAGCCAAGACATTTATCTTTGCTAAAGAGTGCTTTACAACGG ccAAGTGGGGAGCAGTCTGATCTATGGAAGCCAATGACTGATCAAGGATGGAGTCCATGCATCGATCTAGAAGATTCACCTT CAGCATTACCGGATAAGACCAAAGGCTATATCCAAGTGTTTCTCGACGGAGGACTTAACCAACAACGAATGGGTATATGCGACGCGGTTGCAGTTGCTAAGATCCTAAACGCAACGCTCGTGATCCCGTTTCTCGAAATCAATCCCGTTTGGCAAGACTCAAGCTCTTTTGTTGACATCTTCGACGTGGATCACTTTATCGATGCGTTAAAAGATGACGTAAGAGTAGTTAAAGAGCTTCCTGGGGAGTACTCTTGGAGCACGAGAGAGTACTACGCCGCGGCGGTCCGTGAAACACGTGTTAAAACCGCTCCTGTTCATGCTTCTGCTCAATGGTATATTGAGAATGTTTCACCGCTTCTTCACAg ctATGGGATTGCTGCGATATCTCCGTTCTCTCACCGTCTGTCGTTTGATCACTTACCTGGTGAGATTCAACGGCTGAGATGCAAAGTGAACTTCCAAGCGTTGCGGTTTGTTCCTCACATTACATCGCTTGGTGATGCTCTAGTGAGCCGTCTTAGAAACCCGTTATGGAGAAGCGacaaggaaagaaagagtgtgGATCATTTGGGAGACATGACGAATCCGAACAGTAGACATGAACCAGGGAAGTTCGCTGTTCTTCATCTTCGCTTTGACAAG GACATGGCTGCACATTCGGCGTGTGACTTTGGTGGAGGCAAAGCAGAGAAACTTGCATTGGCGAAGTACCGACAAATGATTTGGCAAGGAAGAGTGTTGAACTCTCAGTTCACAGACGAAGAGCTAAGAAGTCAAGGACGTTGTCCTCTAACACCAGAAGAGATGGGACTTCTCTTAGCCGCTTTCGGTTTCGACAACAACACTCGTCTCTATCTCGCTTCCCACAAG GTATATGGAGGAGAAGCTAGGATCTCAGCACTAAGACAAGTCTTCCCAAGGATGGAAGACAAGAGAAGCCTAGCTTCTTCTGAAGAACGAGCTCGTATCAAAGGCAAAGCTTCTTTACTAGCTGCACTTGATTACTACGTGAGCATGCACAGCGACGTGTTCATCTCTGCGTCGCCTGGAAACATGCACAACGCTCTCGTTGGTCATAGGACGTTCGAGAATCTCAAGACGATTAGACCGAACATGGCGTTGATAGGACAGCTTTTCTTGAACAAGAGCATCACTTGGGTGGATTTTCAACAGGCGCTTGGTGAAGGACATGTGAATAGACAAGGACAGATCCGGTTAAGGAAACCGAAACAGTCTATTTATACTTATCCGGCTCCTGATTGTATGTGCCATGTTTGA
- the LOC106319783 gene encoding cyclin-D4-1-like, giving the protein MAENLELSLLCSETINVGDDDMIFGREVSNFQIGFPLESEEIIREMREKEKQHLPSDDYIRRLRSGDMDFNARRRKALNWIFKACEVHQFGPLCICLSVNYFDRFLSVHDLPYDKAWTMQLLAVACLSLAAKLEETYVPRLLIDLQVGHPEFLFVAKSIQRMELLVVNRLEGRLRAITPCSYISYFLRKMSKSDQEPSNTLISISLQVIASKAKGIDFLEFRPSEVAAAVALYVSGELHTVQFDDSSFSPLFSPLQKERVKKIGGMIESGGSGLCSQTPSGVLEVSASCFSIKTHASSY; this is encoded by the exons ATGGCGGAAAATCTAGAACTGAGTCTTTTATGTTCAGAGACCATCAACGTTGGTGATGATGACATGATTTTTGGTCGTGAAGTTTCGAATTTTCAGATAGGTTTTCCATTGGAGAGCGAAGAAATTATCAGAGAGATGAGGGAGAAGGAGAAGCAGCATTTGCCAAGTGATGATTACATCAGGAGACTCAGAAGTGGAGATATGGATTTCAATgccagaagaagaaaagccCTTAACTGGATTTTTaag GCTTGTGAGGTGCACCAGTTTGGACCATTGTGTATTTGCTTATCAGTCAACTACTTTGATCGATTCTTGTCGGTTCATGATCTCCCT TATGACAAAGCTTGGACAATGCAGTTGTTGGCTGTGGCTTGTTTATCACTGGCAGCCAAACTTGAAGAAACTTATGTCCCAAGGTTATTAATTGATCTTCAG GTTGGACATCCTGAGTTTCTGTTTGTGGCTAAATCAATCCAAAGAATGGAACTTTTGGTGGTGAACAGATTGGAAGGGAGATTGAGAGCCATAACTCCTTGCTCATACATAAGTTATTTCCTGAGGAAGATGAGTAAAAGTGATCAAGAACCATCCAACACATTGATATCCATATCACTGCAAGTGATAGCCAGCAAAGCCAAAG GTATTGACTTTTTGGAGTTTAGACCTTCTGAAGTTGCTGCTGCAGTGGCACTTTATGTTTCTGGAGAACTGCACACAGTACAGTTTGACGACTCTTCCTTCTCTCCTCTTTTCTCACCACTTCAAAAG GAGAGAGTGAAGAAGATTGGGGGAATGATAGAGAGTGGTGGCTCAGGCTTATGTTCACAAACACCCAGTGGGGTTTTAGAAGTATCAGCTTCTTGTTTCAGCATTAAGACTCACGCTTCTTCTTATTAA